The following proteins come from a genomic window of Solwaraspora sp. WMMA2065:
- a CDS encoding M23 family metallopeptidase → MLASVTTGFPTGRRRGRRRGRTLRTLLILVAVATVPAVVALGVVVVPWLREPGPRPLFQLPVACGETWQLGTYPGHDDYDVDLFPTEGDPWGRPVLASYDGVVTVAGVNGSVGGRNPEDPDGPRGRGGGYWVKIDHGGRWETQYLHLLEPPMVREGQRVARGEQIGLLGSTGNSGAPHLHYEQRRGWQKVETYFDGLPSGITHDDYEYTVRLTSNNC, encoded by the coding sequence ATGCTCGCAAGTGTGACCACCGGGTTTCCTACCGGCCGGCGTCGCGGCCGACGTCGCGGCCGGACCCTGCGTACCCTGCTGATCCTCGTCGCCGTCGCGACGGTACCGGCCGTCGTCGCGCTGGGTGTGGTCGTGGTGCCGTGGCTGCGGGAGCCGGGGCCGCGGCCGTTGTTCCAGCTCCCGGTCGCCTGCGGCGAGACCTGGCAGCTGGGCACCTACCCCGGCCACGACGACTACGACGTCGACCTGTTCCCGACCGAGGGCGACCCGTGGGGTAGGCCGGTGCTCGCCTCCTACGACGGTGTCGTCACCGTGGCCGGCGTCAACGGCTCGGTCGGCGGTCGTAACCCGGAGGATCCGGACGGGCCCCGGGGGCGCGGTGGCGGCTACTGGGTCAAGATCGACCACGGCGGCCGTTGGGAGACGCAGTACCTGCATCTACTCGAACCGCCGATGGTCCGGGAAGGTCAGCGGGTGGCGCGCGGCGAGCAGATCGGGCTGCTCGGCAGCACCGGCAACTCGGGCGCGCCACACCTGCACTACGAGCAACGGCGCGGCTGGCAGAAGGTGGAGACCTACTTCGACGGCCTGCCGTCGGGCATCACCCACGACGACTACGAGTACACCGTACGGCTGACCAGCAACAACTGCTGA
- a CDS encoding M14 family metallopeptidase — translation MVPSPASQWRRQLAAAVAAAGAVVLLAGPATAVPATAPSVDRPQATERPRIQAPLERLADEQASVVEVVVTDRDELDALVATGVDLDHHVSQTAAGIVVHAVVTPTEIDALRAGGFRIGKLLHEPADARARVAEREATIARHRADNQTFTARVRQDAAVADIRIIRADYYTSGTDQVLSVEAKWAQGQSSPSTLTVSRDSGPGTAMGSGGTQVITRFVDAGVYLYHRGAGTVGVRPDRIQIVSPTGDVAVAEVEQWLPIPDDSPEGPGYQKDFVTSYLTPTELYDRIQRLADEFPHLAEVVELPYRTNGYRRKAQVVLGDTTASRVAVDSHAWGHQGGNDITVELVDPGAGDRPLSVTVDGSAIRVDLGTDGGGTVVSTAAQVTAAINASAGDLVSAYTYRGGAGDGVVTPAPVTPLSDNLTAPATVSRDPHPVYALRIGKYRDGSRTGVLAYAQEHAREWVPPLVAIETAERLLRNHRADENTKQLLRTLDIWIAPSINPDGGHYSFYDYGFQRRNMTNHCAAGGATDALARNSWGVDNNRNYTEYSLFDGYSGASTSCTSDVYAGPSELSEPENRNLDWLASRPNIKFSMNLHSSGNYFMWSPGAYVTPGRVTAPRPTLAEESFFWGASSRILTAIKRHRNLAVTPARTGPISDVLYSAAGNSGDMLWYRYGIYAWNFEVGTSFQPAWDEAHQQTMEYANGLVELMRVARDHDKDRRRPTSSLVTSPGPDDTLVDVRFEVSEPAAIFYTLDGSQPTFGSTLYTAGGVREGGETLTVPYGTKVFWFSVDAAGNIENNYKPDTDAKNWRRGFATVSDS, via the coding sequence ATGGTTCCCTCACCTGCATCCCAGTGGCGACGGCAACTCGCGGCGGCCGTGGCCGCCGCCGGTGCCGTCGTCCTGTTGGCCGGGCCGGCCACCGCCGTGCCGGCCACTGCGCCGTCCGTCGACCGTCCGCAGGCTACCGAGCGGCCGCGGATCCAGGCCCCGCTCGAACGGCTGGCCGACGAGCAGGCCAGCGTCGTAGAGGTCGTCGTGACCGACCGCGACGAGCTCGACGCTCTCGTCGCCACCGGAGTCGACCTGGATCACCACGTGTCGCAGACCGCCGCCGGGATCGTCGTCCACGCCGTCGTCACCCCGACCGAGATCGACGCTTTGCGGGCCGGTGGCTTCCGGATCGGCAAACTGCTACACGAGCCGGCCGACGCCCGGGCACGCGTCGCCGAGCGGGAGGCGACGATAGCCCGCCACCGCGCCGACAACCAGACGTTCACCGCGCGGGTGCGGCAGGACGCCGCGGTGGCCGACATCAGGATCATCCGGGCCGACTACTACACCTCCGGCACCGACCAGGTGCTGTCGGTGGAGGCGAAGTGGGCCCAGGGGCAGAGCTCACCGAGCACGTTGACCGTGTCCCGGGACAGCGGCCCGGGCACCGCCATGGGTTCCGGTGGCACACAGGTCATCACACGGTTCGTCGACGCCGGCGTCTATCTCTACCACCGGGGCGCCGGCACAGTCGGCGTACGGCCGGACCGGATCCAGATCGTCAGCCCGACCGGCGACGTGGCGGTGGCCGAGGTCGAGCAGTGGCTGCCGATCCCGGACGACTCCCCCGAGGGACCCGGATACCAAAAGGACTTCGTCACCAGCTACCTCACCCCGACCGAACTGTACGACCGGATCCAGCGGCTGGCCGACGAGTTCCCCCACCTCGCCGAGGTCGTCGAACTGCCGTACCGGACCAACGGGTACCGGCGCAAGGCACAGGTCGTGCTGGGTGACACCACGGCGAGCCGGGTCGCCGTCGACTCGCACGCGTGGGGGCACCAGGGCGGCAACGACATCACCGTCGAACTGGTCGACCCCGGTGCCGGCGACCGGCCCCTGTCGGTCACCGTCGACGGCAGCGCCATCCGGGTCGACCTGGGCACCGACGGTGGCGGCACGGTGGTCAGCACCGCCGCGCAGGTCACCGCCGCGATCAATGCCTCGGCGGGCGACCTGGTCAGCGCCTACACCTACCGGGGCGGCGCTGGCGACGGCGTGGTCACCCCGGCCCCGGTGACCCCGTTGAGCGACAACCTGACCGCGCCGGCCACCGTCTCCCGCGACCCGCACCCGGTGTACGCGCTGCGGATCGGCAAATACCGGGACGGCTCGCGCACCGGGGTGCTCGCCTACGCGCAGGAGCACGCCCGCGAATGGGTTCCCCCGCTGGTCGCGATCGAGACCGCCGAACGCCTGCTCCGCAACCACCGTGCCGACGAGAACACCAAGCAGCTGCTCCGTACGCTGGACATCTGGATCGCACCGTCGATCAACCCCGACGGCGGCCACTACTCCTTCTACGATTACGGATTCCAGCGCCGCAACATGACGAACCACTGCGCCGCCGGTGGGGCGACCGACGCGCTGGCCCGCAACTCGTGGGGTGTGGACAACAACCGCAACTACACCGAGTACAGCCTTTTCGACGGGTACTCCGGCGCGTCAACCAGCTGCACCAGCGACGTGTACGCCGGCCCGAGCGAACTGTCCGAGCCGGAGAACCGGAACCTGGACTGGCTGGCCAGCCGGCCGAACATCAAGTTCTCGATGAACCTGCACTCGTCGGGCAACTACTTCATGTGGTCGCCGGGTGCATACGTCACCCCGGGCCGGGTCACCGCACCACGGCCGACCCTGGCGGAGGAGTCCTTTTTCTGGGGCGCGTCGTCGCGAATCCTCACCGCGATCAAGCGGCACCGCAACCTGGCGGTGACCCCGGCCAGGACCGGTCCCATCTCCGACGTGCTCTACTCCGCTGCCGGCAACTCCGGCGACATGCTGTGGTACAGGTACGGCATCTACGCGTGGAACTTCGAGGTCGGTACCTCGTTCCAGCCGGCCTGGGACGAGGCACACCAGCAGACCATGGAGTACGCCAACGGTCTCGTGGAGCTGATGCGGGTGGCCCGTGACCACGACAAGGACCGCAGACGGCCGACGAGTTCCCTGGTCACCTCGCCCGGTCCGGACGACACCCTGGTCGACGTCCGGTTCGAGGTCAGCGAACCGGCGGCGATCTTCTACACGTTGGACGGTAGTCAGCCGACCTTCGGGTCGACGCTCTACACCGCTGGCGGCGTACGGGAGGGCGGCGAGACCCTGACCGTGCCGTACGGGACGAAGGTCTTCTGGTTCTCGGTGGACGCGGCGGGCAACATCGAGAACAACTACAAGCCGGACACCGACGCCAAGAACTGGCGGCGTGGGTTCGCCACCGTTTCCGACAGTTGA